A window of the Xenopus laevis strain J_2021 chromosome 9_10L, Xenopus_laevis_v10.1, whole genome shotgun sequence genome harbors these coding sequences:
- the LOC121397974 gene encoding uromodulin-like → MTSSVSSSSLTYVVDTTGSMLTYIQQLKLVNNWLVDYITAHFPCGERQYTMVEFNDPTIGPARITSSKEEFKTFFSSLTASGGGDCPELAMSGLKLALEISPPKSFILVFTDASAKDYTNSTLLNNIYSLIDTKQSRVVFLTTGLCSSLTDPGFTIYKYIASLSYGHVFQIAPSDLSKVFTYLDFTLSRPVDSLVKLLYKVNDGTNHCDNITVTADFTSLLVMIDGKITSTTVFRPDHNVLIPDEIVFENWGSLYQIENPAKGVWTICVNSSSPHVVQVDGLTVTNTSVTKYCSDCHTNAICQPYHDLYQCICKDGFIGDGFSCSDVDECAYSWLNNCTSAAHCENTCGSYNCRCPVGYTRGAGNTCVDIDECSRPDLNKCHPLAKCINTNGSYICQCPPGVTGNGFYCETDPCSRGVCRSDTECIPNGIYYYCSDPCVSHTVLDDCWRSSSNAQYVDTKCDNDKVGWYRFTGSGGIRMPEFCVPKDRCNTVAPMWLNGSHPIETDGIVSRTVCAHGQYDCCQWSSTVQIKACPGGYHVYKLNRTPTCSMAYCTDPRSINNDCLCASDEECRTVSGKCGCYCKDNVSVSALKDLTPSVSCGLQNMKTSFRKCEMRALNIDYLDIILDDGSCFSVLDDNVTNTFSVMSPLQEGSCGMTFSTNGTHAFYRESYDFFFVLPGKIIRDKLTTTSTCIFQLDMELSLQTALNPIISNTIINISRPGQFSARMAVYNSSDYKYPYNGSQIDLLTHTKIYIGVFLVGPDPSQYAMVLKNCYATPSSSKDDPTRYYIIQNRCPNPVDPTISVAQNGVSSQAQFSFEMFSMGKNPNQVYLHCEIYACVRNTNVCEPVSTNNCENSEGNG, encoded by the exons CAATTGGCCCAGCAAGGATCACAAGTTCAAAAGAAGAGTTTAAGACGTTCTTCAGTAGCCTCACTGCCTCTGGTGGAGGAGACTGCCCAGAATTAGCGATGAGTGGGCTCAAATTGGCTTTAGAGATCTCCCCACCCAAATCTTTCATTCTAGTGTTCACTGATGCATCTGCTAAAGATTACACGAATAGTACCCTCTTGAACAACATTTATTCACTTATAGATACCAAACAATCACGG GTTGTCTTTTTGACCACAGGGCTTTGCTCGAGTTTAACTGATCCAGGGttcactatatacaaatatattgcttCTCTGAGTTATGGGCATGTCTTTCAAATTGCCCCCTCAGATTTGTCCAAG GTATTTACTTATCTAGACTTCACCCTATCAAGACCTGTTGACAGCTTAGTGAAACTCTTGTACAAAGTCAATGATGGCACAAATCATTGTGATAACATTACAGTAACAGCTGACTTCACTTCCTTACTGGTGATGATTGATGGCAAAATCACATCAACAACTGTTTTCAGACCTGACC acAATGTCTTAATTCCAGATGAAATTGTGTTTGAAAACTGGGGTTCACTGTATCAGATTGAAAATCCTGCCAAAGGAGTATGGACCATATGCGTCAATTCAAGTAGCCCCCATGTTGTTCAAGTGGATGGATTAACAG ttaccAACACATCAG TAACGAAATACTGCTCAGACTGTCACACCAATGCTATATGTCAACCGTATCATGACCTTTACCAATGTATCTGTAAGGATGGATTCATTGGAGATGGTTTCTCATGCTCAGATGTTGATGAATGTGCCTATTCCTGGTTGAACAACTGTACTTCTGCTGCTCACTGTGAAAATACATGTGGCTCCTACAATTGCAGGTGTCCTGTTGGCTACACAAGAGGAGCGGGAAACACTTGTGTTGACATTGATGAGTGTTCTAGACCAGACCTGAACAAGTGCCATCCTTTAGCAAAGTGCATTAATACTAATGGATCTTATATATGTCAGTGTCCACCTGGAGTCACTGGTAATGGATTTTACTGTGAAACTGATCCATGTTCCAGAGGTGTGTGCAGGAGTGATACAGAGTGCATTCCAAATGGCATCTACTACTATTGCTCAGATCCATGTGTCAGTCACACTGTTCTTGACGATTGCTGGAGAAGCAGTTCCAATGCACAATATGTGGACACCAAATGTGACAATGACAAAGTGGGCTGGTATCGTTTCACTGGAAGTGGAGGAATACGCATGCCCGAATTCTGTGTTCCAAAAGATAGATGTAACACTGTTGCACCTATGTGGTTAAATGGATCACATCCCATTGAGACAGATGGTATTGTCAGTCGCACTGtatgtgcccatgggcagtatgATTGTTGCCAGTGGTCATCAACTGTCCAGATTAAGGCTTGTCCTGGTGGATACCATGTCTATAAACTGAATAGAACACCGACCTGCTCCATGGCATACTGCACAG ATCCTCGATCAATTAATAATGACTGCTTGTGTGCTTCTGATGAGGAATGCAGAACTGTGTCTGGAAAGTGTGGGTGCTACTGCAAGGATAATGTGAGTGTATCTG CTCTTAAAGACTTAACACCAAGCGTGAGCTGTGGATTGCAAAACATGAAAACATCTTTCCGCAAATGTGAGATGAGGGCTCTGAACATTGATTACCTCGATATAATTCTTGACGACGGCTCCTGCTTTTCTGTCCTGGATGATAATGTTACTAACACATTCTCAGTTATGTCCCCTCTGCAAGAAGGAAGCTGTGGGATGACATTTTCT ACAAATGGAACCCACGCCTTTTATAGAGAGAGTTATGACTTCTTCTTTGTACTCCCTGGTAAAATTATTAGAGATAAGCTGACAACAACTTCAACTTGTATTTTCCAACTTGATATGGAACTAAGTCTTCAAACTGCCCTGAATCCCATTATCAG CAATACAATCATTAATATATCCAGACCTGGACAGTTTAGTGCTCGCATGGCAGTTTACAACAGCAGCGACTATAAATATCCATACAATGGATCACAAATTGATCTGCTAACCCACACAAAGATTTACATTGGAGTATTCCTTGTTGGTCCAGATCCATCTCAGTATGCCATGGTACTGAAAAACTGCTATGCTACTCCGTCTAGCAGTAAGGATGATCCTACTAGATATTATATCATCCAAAACAG GTGCCCTAACCCGGTTGATCCAACTATAAGTGTAGCACAAAATGGCGTATCTAGCCAAGCACAATTCTCTTTTGAAATGTTTTCAATGGGCAAGAATCCAAATCAAGTCTATCTGCACTGTGAGATCTATGCGTGTGTCCGCAATACCAACGTTTGTGAACCTGTGAGTACAAACAACTGTGAAAATTCTGAAGGGAATGGATGA